AACAAGGCGGCAGCAATCAAGCCGTGGGACACCATCTGCAACATGGCCCCGCTCATGCCCAGGTCATTGAAGGCGGCAATGCCCAGCAACACAAATCCCATGTGGGAGATGGAGGAAAAGGCGATGCGCCGCTTCATATTGGTTTGGGCAAAGGCCGCGAAGGCACCGTAGACAATATTGACTACCCCTAAAATGGCCAACATGGGGGCAAAGGTGATGTGGGCATGGGGCAGCATTTCCACATTGAAGCGCATTAGGGCATAACCCCCCATTTTCAGCAGAATACCCGCCAGCAACATGGACACGGGGGCGGGTGCTTCACTGTGGGCATCGGGCAACCAGGTGTGGAGGGGGAAAATGGGCAGCTTGACCCCAAAGGCAACGAGGAAACCCAGGTAGAGGAGGGCTTCAAAGCCGGGAGTGTACTGTTTTAGCCCCAGGGCTTGCATATCAAAGGTAAAGTTATCGCCATAAAAGGCCATGGCGAAGGCACCCACCAAAATGAAGAGGGAGGCGAGGGCCGTATAGAGAATAAATTTAGTGGCAGCGTAGGTGCGCTTGGGACCGCCCCAGATGGAAATCAGCAGGTAGACGGGCACCAGTTCCAATTCCCAGACCAGGAAGAAGAACAGCAAGTCCTGGGCGGCAAAAACGGCGATTTGGGCGCTGTACATCACCAGCATCAGGAAGTAAAAGAGCCTGGGCTTTTCCTTCACGTCCCAGGCGGCCAAGATGGCCAGGGTGGTAATCAAACCCGTTAACAGAATTAAGGGCATGGACAGCCCATCAACGGCCAAGGACCAGTCCAGCCCAATTTGGGGCAACCAGCTATAGCGCTCCACCAGTTGTAGACCGGGGTTCTGGGGATTGTAGCCGCTCCAGAAGGCACAGACCATGAGGGCGAAATCAATTAAACCAACGCTCAAGGCGTAAAAGCGAATTGTTTTGGCTTCCTTCGCTTCAATGAGGGGGATGGGAAGGGCGGCCAGGAGGGGAAAGAGGATGAGGGTTGTTAACCAGGGGAATTCAAAGGTTGCCATCAGAATTAACCTACATGCGTAGCGGGTGTTATCTCGCAGGACTGGGGACTGAGCCGATCGCGGCTTCCGAA
The nucleotide sequence above comes from Prochlorothrix hollandica PCC 9006 = CALU 1027. Encoded proteins:
- a CDS encoding NAD(P)H-quinone oxidoreductase subunit 4 produces the protein MATFEFPWLTTLILFPLLAALPIPLIEAKEAKTIRFYALSVGLIDFALMVCAFWSGYNPQNPGLQLVERYSWLPQIGLDWSLAVDGLSMPLILLTGLITTLAILAAWDVKEKPRLFYFLMLVMYSAQIAVFAAQDLLFFFLVWELELVPVYLLISIWGGPKRTYAATKFILYTALASLFILVGAFAMAFYGDNFTFDMQALGLKQYTPGFEALLYLGFLVAFGVKLPIFPLHTWLPDAHSEAPAPVSMLLAGILLKMGGYALMRFNVEMLPHAHITFAPMLAILGVVNIVYGAFAAFAQTNMKRRIAFSSISHMGFVLLGIAAFNDLGMSGAMLQMVSHGLIAAALFFTTGIAYDRTHTLAMDKLGGIATKMPITFALFVAASMASLALPGMSGFVSELAVFLGFATDGIYSNSFRVVVIFLASVGLILTPIYLLSMVRRVFCGTQSFKFPELLQDAKPREVFVAACLLLPVIGIGFYPKLATQFHDVKTVALAAHVQELLPAGNDRLLAFRSQWSAWEGENTFPTPITVAEALAPTLGVLD